A region of Streptomyces sp. NBC_01750 DNA encodes the following proteins:
- a CDS encoding DUF5133 domain-containing protein, giving the protein MLLPDLAVITGLMARYRAHEHRFLAAPHDGEARMRFEDTAYTLCVLMGERTAREAVVAAERYVARGRRKHGPAEEGAAPRRRAPR; this is encoded by the coding sequence ATGTTGTTGCCTGACCTCGCTGTCATCACCGGACTGATGGCCCGCTACCGGGCACATGAGCACCGTTTTCTGGCTGCCCCCCACGACGGTGAAGCGCGCATGCGCTTCGAGGACACCGCCTACACCCTGTGTGTGCTGATGGGTGAGCGCACGGCCAGAGAAGCCGTCGTCGCTGCGGAACGCTACGTCGCGCGAGGCCGGCGGAAGCACGGGCCCGCGGAGGAAGGGGCAGCGCCGCGGAGGCGCGCACCTCGCTAG
- a CDS encoding gas vesicle protein, whose product MTAPAPPAHREIALVDLLDRLLGGGVVIAGDVTLRIADVDLVRIDLKALVSSVNARVPSPWEEPV is encoded by the coding sequence CGCCGCCGGCCCATCGCGAGATCGCGCTGGTAGACCTGCTCGACAGACTGCTCGGGGGCGGTGTCGTGATCGCCGGCGACGTCACCCTGCGGATTGCCGACGTCGATCTCGTACGTATCGACCTCAAGGCGCTGGTCAGCTCGGTGAACGCCCGGGTCCCATCCCCCTGGGAGGAGCCCGTATGA
- a CDS encoding gas vesicle protein K gives MSGKRRVELDPDTVERDLAKLVLTVVELLRQLMERQALRRVDVGDLTEDQEERIGLTLMLLEDRMDLLREKFGLEPEDLNIDLGPLGPLLPR, from the coding sequence ATGAGTGGCAAGCGCAGGGTCGAGCTGGATCCCGACACCGTCGAACGTGATCTGGCGAAGCTGGTTCTGACAGTGGTGGAGCTCTTGCGTCAGCTCATGGAGCGGCAGGCATTGCGTCGCGTGGACGTGGGGGATCTGACGGAGGACCAGGAGGAGCGCATCGGGCTCACCCTGATGCTGCTCGAGGACCGGATGGACCTGCTGAGGGAGAAGTTCGGACTTGAGCCCGAGGATCTCAACATCGACCTGGGGCCGCTGGGGCCGCTGCTCCCCAGGTGA